Part of the Desulfovibrio desulfuricans genome, GATATAAACGTGCAGCACCGCATTGAGGGCAATGGTCATGCCGTCGCCCACCACAGGAATATGCAGGATGGGAAAGTTCATGGCCTACTTCCCCTGCGGCGCTTTGGGCGCGCCAGTTGCCGTTGCGGGCTTTGCGGGCGCGTAATGGGGGCGGGGCTGGCCGTCCACATAGGCCGCCACGTCAAGGGCCTGTTCCGGCGTGAGGTTGGCTGCGTCCGGCGGCATGAAGCGATGGGTGTACACGGCAAAGGTGTTTATGTCGTGCATGGTGGAGCCGTCAGTGTACGCGCCATTGCCCCAGAGCGGGGGTGAACCGTCGCCCGCATCGCCGTGGCAGGCGGCGCAGTTGTCTGCATACACGCTGGCTCCGCTGGCGGCATCGGGCTTGTGGTTGCTGTCGAGCTTTGCGGGCAGGGCCCACGGCAGCTTGGCATAGACGGGAATATCTTTTGAAATCCAGTGCAGATAGGCGAGCACAGCCTGCATGGTGCGGCTGTCGAGGGCCGGGGGCGCGGCATTGAGGTTGCGCGCAAAGCAATCCTGCACTTTCTGGGCAAGATCGGCGCTGTAGCCGTGGCTGGCCAGAAAACGCGGATAGGTTGCCGCAACGCCCACAAGGGTGATGCTCGCCTTGCTGGTGCCGCCTTCGAGATGACAGGTGGCGCAAGCGAGTTCGTTGCCCACGTGCTCGGGGGCGTACTGCGCAGTATCGTTGATAATATTGTAGCCGAGCATGACGGCTTCGCGCATGTCTTCCGGCGCGTCCTGCGGCTTTGGCGGATTGAACTGCGGTTCGGCTGCCGGGCCTGCCTGCAAGGTTGCCAGCGCCTGCGGCGCAGGGGTTTGCCGCACGGCAGCCCCGTATTGGAAAAAGGCCAGCGTCCACGCGCCAAATATCAGCAGAATACAGGTGAGCGTCAGGGCGTAAAGCAGAGTGCGGTTGTTCATGGCGGCTCCGGTTAGAGCATTTTCACGTTGAAATGCTTGCGTGACGGTGGATTACCTTCGCCATGCAAGCACCTCGCAGCGCGGATTTTTACAAAAATCCATGCAGAACAGACAAACAAGCTCAATGTTGATCTGCTCCAGCGGTGACCGTGACAGAAACAGGCCAGCTTGAAGCCAAAAACAGGGCAGACCGGCCACAGGCTGAGGCCGCGAATTTTCAAGATATTATTGTAATGGGTATCAGAACTTCCCGCTATGTCAACAAGGCGGGACAAGCGTATTTTTTATATGGGCCTGAAATCTTGGGTCAAGTTGGCAAGGGGCAGCGGATTGGAGCAGGGTAGGCGCTGGCTGGCGGGGCACCCCGGCAGGGGTATGCTGGCAAAGTCTAGGCTGGCAGGGATTGACCGCGTGTTTCCAGCACGTCCTTGATGTCTATGCCCATGCGCTGCATGCGCGAGAGCAGGGTTGTGCGCTTGAGGCCCAGCATGGCGGCCACCCCGCGCGAACCCGCCATAACGCCGTTACAGGCCAGAATGGCGGCCACGATGCGGTCGCGCTCGCTGAGGGTTTCGCCGGGCTGGTGGTGGGCATCCGTATACACGGGGCGGATGGGCTGCGCAGGCGCGGGCGGCGCGCTGGCCTCCTGCTTGCGCTGGGAAATGGCCGCAACAGGGGCCGGAACCTCCAGAGGGCAGATATTCAGGCTGGGGCCGCTGGAAAGAATGACCGCGCGCTCGATGACGTTGGCAAGCTCGCGCACGTTGCCGGGCCAGGGTTGGTCGCAAAGCCAGCGCAGAGCTGCAGAAGGAATATTGGTGATGTTTTTCTTCATCTGCCGCGCCATCTGCTGCGTAAAATGCTTTGCCAGCAGGGGGATGTCTTCGCGGCGTTCGCGCAGCGGCGGAATGGCGATGGGAAAGACGTTGAGCCGGTAGAACAGATCATCCCTGAACGTGCCGTCGAGCACCATTTCCTGCAAGTTGCGGTTGGTGGCGGCCACAAGGCGCACATCCACGGAAATGACCTTGTGCCCGCCCAGGCGTTCAATCTCGCGCGATTGCAGCACACGCAGCAGTTTAGGCTGCAATTCCAGCGGGATGTCGCCAACTTCGTCCAGCATCAGGGTACTGCCGTGGGCCAGTTCAAAGCGTCCCTTGCGTTGCGCGCCGGCACCGGTAAAGGCCCCTTTTTCGTGCCCGAAAAGTTCGCTTTCCATAAGCCCCGCAGGCACTGCGGCGCAGTTCATCTTGACCATGCGCTTGGATTTGCGCGGGCTGCGGTTGTGGATGGCCTGGGCAAAAAGCTCCTTGCCTGTGCCGGTTTCGCCCAGCAGCAGCACGGTGCTGTCGCTGGAAGCCACCATGTCCACCTGCTGCAAAACGCGCATGATGGCATCGCTCTGGCCAATGATGACGCCCATGTCCGACTGGCTCTGTATCTGCTCGGAAAGATAGAGATTTTCTTGTGCAAGGTCGTTTTTCTGCACAGATATGGTGGTGTAGTCCAGGGCGTTGCGCACGGCAATGGCCACGCGCGAGGCTATCTGGGCCAGCAGACTGACGGATTCATCGGTAAAGACATCGGGATGGCGGTGGGCAAGCAGCATGGCCCCAAGGCAGTGCTGGCCAAAATGCAACGGAAACAGCCCCGCAGCCTGATTGCCGTTGCCAAGGATGAATTCCGAGGCCGGGTCTTTGCGCGAAAGCCTGGCCAAATCGCCCTGCCGCGCCAGCAAGGGGGCGTTGATATCGTGACAGCGCTTGAGCAGGCTGTTGGACAGCGAAAACGTACCCGCTGGCAACACGGGGTTTTCAGTTGATTGCGGGGGGCGGGCGCAGTGGAAGGAAAATGTGTCGTCCGTTTCGTGCAGCAGCAGGGCAAAATCGCGTATGCCGAAGAACCGCCGTATCTCGCCCGCGACCACGGCCACCATGTCGTTCATTTCAAGGGTGCCGATGGCCGTGTTGGTCACGTCCACAAGGATGCTGAAGTGGTCGCGCTCACGGCGCAGGTGTTCGGTTTCCTGGCGCACATTGTCCATGCAGAGGATGGCTGTGATGGCAGCCGTGACCACCCCTGCCAGAACACGGAAAAAAACAAGAGAATCATCGCTGAACACGCTGCCGTCTGTTTTGACAAAATCCATGGCGCAGTGACAGCCGCCCTG contains:
- a CDS encoding c-type cytochrome, giving the protein MNNRTLLYALTLTCILLIFGAWTLAFFQYGAAVRQTPAPQALATLQAGPAAEPQFNPPKPQDAPEDMREAVMLGYNIINDTAQYAPEHVGNELACATCHLEGGTSKASITLVGVAATYPRFLASHGYSADLAQKVQDCFARNLNAAPPALDSRTMQAVLAYLHWISKDIPVYAKLPWALPAKLDSNHKPDAASGASVYADNCAACHGDAGDGSPPLWGNGAYTDGSTMHDINTFAVYTHRFMPPDAANLTPEQALDVAAYVDGQPRPHYAPAKPATATGAPKAPQGK
- a CDS encoding sigma 54-interacting transcriptional regulator; translation: MDIPSRIPPGRTPPAGFFTASASEMVKSTAIVWQEALLAASRVLPLQKDIPSLLRMLKNCCDPLMAFQRIHIVIAAPMQEKARLYMLDAHADRSAVSEQDLTPQQGLRQFWSQTEVACFEGEHLRREFPAIADLDQYRNASGCLFVPISTQGGCHCAMDFVKTDGSVFSDDSLVFFRVLAGVVTAAITAILCMDNVRQETEHLRRERDHFSILVDVTNTAIGTLEMNDMVAVVAGEIRRFFGIRDFALLLHETDDTFSFHCARPPQSTENPVLPAGTFSLSNSLLKRCHDINAPLLARQGDLARLSRKDPASEFILGNGNQAAGLFPLHFGQHCLGAMLLAHRHPDVFTDESVSLLAQIASRVAIAVRNALDYTTISVQKNDLAQENLYLSEQIQSQSDMGVIIGQSDAIMRVLQQVDMVASSDSTVLLLGETGTGKELFAQAIHNRSPRKSKRMVKMNCAAVPAGLMESELFGHEKGAFTGAGAQRKGRFELAHGSTLMLDEVGDIPLELQPKLLRVLQSREIERLGGHKVISVDVRLVAATNRNLQEMVLDGTFRDDLFYRLNVFPIAIPPLRERREDIPLLAKHFTQQMARQMKKNITNIPSAALRWLCDQPWPGNVRELANVIERAVILSSGPSLNICPLEVPAPVAAISQRKQEASAPPAPAQPIRPVYTDAHHQPGETLSERDRIVAAILACNGVMAGSRGVAAMLGLKRTTLLSRMQRMGIDIKDVLETRGQSLPA